In Polypterus senegalus isolate Bchr_013 unplaced genomic scaffold, ASM1683550v1 scaffold_2955, whole genome shotgun sequence, a single window of DNA contains:
- the LOC120519942 gene encoding glutamine synthetase — MATSASSKLSKDVKQRYMELPQGDKVQAMYFWIDGTGEGLRCKTRTLDFEPKSIEDLPEWNFDGSSTYQSEGSNSDMFLIPSAMFRDPFRKDPNKLVLCEVLKYNRKKAETNLRNSCKNIMSMVENQHPWFGMEQEYTILGTDGHPFGWPSNGFPGPQGPYYCGVGADKAYGRDIVEAHYRACLYAGVNICGTNAEVMPAQWEFQVGPCEGIEMGDHLWAARFILHRVCEDFGVVASFDPKPIPGNWNGAGCHTNFSTKEMREDGGLKYIEDAIEKLSKRHQYHIRAYDPKGGLDNARRLTGYHETSNINEFSAGVANRGASIRIPRSVGQDKKGYFEDRRPSANCDPYSVTEALIRTCLLNEEGEEPQDYKN, encoded by the exons ATGGCTACCTCTGCCAGCTCAAAGCTCAGCAAAGATGTGAAGCAGCGCTACATGGAACTCCCTCAGGGAGACAAAGTCCAGGCCATGTACTTCTGGATCGACGGAACCGGCGAGGGACTTCGGTGTAAAACGAGAACACTGGACTTCGAACCCAAAAGCATTGAAG ATCTGCCTGAATGGAATTTTGATGGATCAAGCACCTACCAGTCCGAAGGCTCCAACAGCGACATGTTCCTCATTCCATCTGCAATGTTCCGGGATCCATTCCGCAAAGACCCCAATAAGCTCGTCCTGTGTGAAGTGCTGAAATATAACAGGAAAAAAGCAG AAACTAACCTTAGGAATTCATGTAAGAATATTATGAGCATGGTAGAGAATCAGCATCCATGGTTTGGGATGGAGCAGGAGTACACCATTCTTGGAACAGACGGACATCCATTCGGCTGGCCCTCTAATGGCTTCCCTGGTCCTCAAG GTCCTTACTATTGTGGTGTGGGAGCTGACAAAGCTTATGGCCGAGATATTGTGGAGGCACACTACAGAGCCTGCTTATACGCTGGTGTGAATATCTGTGGGACAAATGCTGAAGTTATGCCAGCTCAG TGGGAGTTCCAGGTTGGTCCCTGTGAGGGAATTGAAATGGGTGACCACTTGTGGGCAGCTCGGTTTATTCTGCACCGAGTCTGTGAAGATTTTGGTGTCGTTGCTTCATTTGATCCCAAACCAATTCCTGGCAACTGGAATGGCGCTGGCTGCCATACCAATTTTAGCACAAAGGAAATGAGAGAAGATGGTGGCTTAAA ATACATCGAAGATGCCATTGAGAAGCTTAGCAAGAGGCATCAGTACCACATCCGTGCCTATGATCCCAAGGGTGGGTTGGACAATGCCAGACGGCTTACTGGTTATCACGAAACCTCCAATATCAATGAGTTCTCTGCTGGGGTGGCCAACCGTGGAGCCAGTATCCGAATCCCAAGGTCTGTGGGTCAGGATAAGAAAGGCTACTTTGAGGACCGCCGTCCTTCAGCCAACTGTGATCCATACAGTGTAACAGAAGCCCTGATTCGCACATGTCTGCTCAATGAGGAGGGGGAAGAGCCTCAGGATTACAAGAACTAA